A region from the Candidatus Electrothrix scaldis genome encodes:
- the rpoB gene encoding DNA-directed RNA polymerase subunit beta — MKRVRKGFAKTRKLVEPPHLIAMQRHSYDRFLQMNVDPSQREDIGLQAIFKNIFPISDFNGLCTLEFVNYSFGEHKYTVSECIERGMTYEVPVKITVRLITFEVDEETGVQTVRDIKEQEVFLGSLPLMTDDGVFIVNGTERVIVNQLQRSPGLFYTHDNGKSHVSNKRLYSARIIPVRGSWLDFEFDIKDILHVRIDRRRKLPVTTLLRALGYSDEELLRKFYPIDTLQTAENGFRILFQPETFIGQRLTADLVSPSDGEVLGKKGRKISKALAKRIAKAGIEYIEVSAEELLGRVLVSDLLNPETGEVMAQCNDSLTEELIDAIQANNISSFELLFIDNVNVSESFRKTLAIDKVKSVDQALVEIYRRLRPSSPPTVEIAQEFFNKLFYDPATYDLSVVGRYKINSKLGLDTPIENCTLTKEDILLSVKHLVRLKDELRDGDDIDHLGNRRVRTVGELCENQYRMGLVRMERAIKERMNLQEIETLMPHDLVNPKPVTSAIKEFFATSQLSQFMDQTNPLSEVTHKRRLSALGPGGLTRERAGFEVRDVHPTHYGRICPVETPEGPNIGLIVSLATYAEVNAYGFIETPYRLVKDRQVSEEIKHFTAIQEQGQVVAPANIHVAEDGTITDDALIARMEGEVVTVSSDEVTTMDVAPNQLVSVAASLIPFLENDDANRALMGSNMQRQAVPLLKPASPLVGTGVEKNLAQDSGACLLAAGEGIVEEVDANRVVIRYDEPGIDGFDTGIGVYRLSKYKKTNQNTCFNQKPLVLPGERVKKGDVLADGPSTEMGELALGKNVTIAFMPWRGYNFEDSILINERLLKEDTFTSVHIEIFDVVARDTKLGKEEITRDIPNIGDEALRNLDESGIVRIGAEIRAGDMLVGKVTPKGETMLSPEEKLLRAIFGEKAGDVKDTSLRVPPGVEGVVIDAKVFSRKGVDKDERSLMIEEQEVSRLNRDMEDELSSLKNGVRNKLCDLIVGRTAKSDILDIEGNVTLALGKKITEETLNAVEFEKLRGLDFSERAKYEDDLEDVFNNYSRQAQVVRERYEGIVGRMEKGDDLPPGVVKMVKIYVATKRKLAVGDKMAGRHGNKGVVSRLLPEEDMPFFEDGTTVDVVLNPLGVPSRMNVGQVLECHLGFAAKRLGEQIQRLAKNFEVEQVKDRLQTIYSEEEYKEFTAGLSDDQLIDKMRKYGHGLHMATPVFDGATEAEIRNLLIEAGVDEVGQSTLYDGLTGDKFDNKVTVGVMYMLKLHHLVDNKIHARSTGPYSLVTQQPLGGKAQFGGQRLGEMEVWAMESYGAAYTLKEFLTVKSDDVEGRTSMYEKIVKGNNFLDAGLPESFHVLVKELKGLCLDVELLSGDDE, encoded by the coding sequence ATGAAAAGAGTACGCAAGGGATTTGCCAAAACACGCAAGCTTGTAGAACCACCGCATCTTATTGCTATGCAGCGGCACTCCTATGACCGTTTTCTGCAGATGAATGTTGATCCGTCTCAGCGAGAAGATATCGGCCTGCAGGCGATTTTTAAAAATATTTTTCCCATAAGTGATTTTAACGGACTGTGTACCCTGGAGTTCGTGAACTATTCTTTTGGTGAACATAAGTACACTGTCTCTGAATGTATTGAGCGAGGGATGACCTATGAAGTCCCTGTTAAAATAACAGTTCGCTTGATTACCTTTGAAGTTGACGAAGAGACTGGTGTGCAGACTGTCCGTGACATCAAGGAACAAGAGGTTTTTCTTGGATCTCTTCCTTTGATGACCGATGACGGTGTTTTCATAGTAAACGGAACAGAGCGTGTTATTGTCAACCAGTTGCAACGCTCTCCGGGGCTTTTTTATACCCATGATAACGGGAAGTCCCATGTCTCAAATAAACGTCTGTACTCTGCTCGTATTATTCCGGTGCGTGGGTCCTGGCTTGATTTTGAGTTTGACATAAAAGATATTCTTCACGTCCGCATTGACCGGCGGCGTAAGCTTCCTGTCACTACTTTACTCAGGGCGCTTGGCTACTCTGACGAGGAACTTCTGCGCAAGTTTTATCCTATTGATACCTTGCAGACTGCTGAGAACGGTTTCAGGATTCTCTTTCAGCCCGAGACCTTTATTGGTCAACGTCTGACAGCAGATCTGGTGAGCCCCAGTGATGGCGAAGTCCTCGGCAAAAAAGGACGGAAAATTTCCAAAGCCTTGGCAAAACGTATTGCAAAAGCTGGTATAGAGTACATAGAAGTGAGTGCTGAGGAACTTCTTGGCCGGGTACTGGTTTCTGATTTGCTTAATCCTGAAACCGGTGAGGTCATGGCGCAGTGTAATGACTCGCTGACCGAAGAACTGATTGACGCTATTCAGGCGAATAATATCAGCAGCTTTGAACTCCTCTTTATTGATAATGTGAATGTTTCTGAATCCTTCAGAAAAACATTAGCTATTGATAAGGTGAAGAGTGTGGATCAGGCACTGGTTGAAATTTACCGTCGTCTCAGGCCATCCAGCCCTCCAACTGTTGAGATTGCGCAAGAGTTTTTTAATAAGCTCTTTTACGATCCGGCAACCTATGATCTCTCTGTTGTTGGTCGCTATAAAATTAACTCCAAGCTTGGTTTGGACACTCCTATCGAGAACTGTACCCTCACCAAGGAAGATATTCTTCTCAGTGTAAAGCATCTGGTACGCTTGAAGGATGAGTTGCGCGATGGAGATGATATTGATCACTTGGGCAACCGACGTGTTCGCACCGTAGGTGAGCTTTGTGAGAACCAGTACCGTATGGGACTGGTGCGCATGGAACGGGCGATTAAAGAGCGCATGAACCTGCAGGAAATTGAGACCCTGATGCCTCATGATCTGGTTAACCCGAAACCTGTGACCTCAGCAATTAAAGAGTTCTTCGCTACTTCACAACTTTCCCAGTTCATGGATCAGACCAATCCGCTTTCTGAGGTTACCCATAAGCGACGTCTGTCAGCCTTGGGACCTGGTGGTTTGACCCGCGAGCGCGCTGGCTTTGAGGTGCGCGACGTTCATCCCACCCATTACGGGCGTATTTGTCCGGTTGAGACTCCTGAGGGACCGAATATTGGTCTTATTGTCTCCTTGGCAACCTATGCTGAAGTAAATGCCTATGGCTTTATTGAGACTCCCTACCGTTTGGTCAAAGACCGTCAGGTTTCAGAGGAAATTAAGCATTTCACCGCTATCCAAGAGCAAGGTCAGGTTGTCGCACCTGCGAATATTCACGTTGCAGAAGATGGGACTATCACTGACGATGCGCTGATTGCTCGTATGGAGGGGGAGGTTGTCACTGTTTCCTCAGATGAAGTAACAACTATGGATGTGGCACCAAATCAGCTGGTATCGGTGGCAGCCTCTCTGATTCCCTTCCTGGAAAACGATGATGCGAACCGCGCTCTGATGGGTTCCAACATGCAACGTCAGGCGGTTCCTCTCCTGAAGCCTGCCTCTCCTTTGGTAGGTACAGGTGTTGAGAAAAATTTGGCCCAGGATTCTGGAGCCTGTCTGTTGGCTGCTGGCGAGGGGATTGTTGAGGAGGTTGATGCCAATCGTGTAGTGATTCGCTATGACGAGCCGGGAATTGATGGTTTTGATACCGGAATTGGTGTGTACCGTCTTTCTAAGTATAAAAAGACCAACCAGAATACCTGCTTTAACCAGAAGCCCTTGGTTCTGCCCGGTGAGCGGGTGAAAAAAGGTGATGTCCTGGCTGATGGTCCTTCCACAGAGATGGGCGAGTTGGCTCTGGGTAAAAATGTGACCATCGCTTTCATGCCGTGGCGTGGATATAACTTTGAGGACTCCATTCTTATCAATGAGCGGCTCCTTAAAGAGGATACCTTCACCTCAGTTCACATTGAAATCTTCGACGTAGTTGCTCGTGACACCAAGCTTGGTAAGGAAGAGATCACCCGCGACATTCCTAATATCGGTGATGAGGCCCTGCGCAATCTGGATGAGTCGGGTATTGTTCGCATCGGGGCTGAGATTCGTGCCGGGGATATGCTGGTCGGTAAGGTTACCCCTAAAGGCGAGACTATGCTCTCACCTGAGGAAAAATTGCTGCGTGCTATCTTCGGTGAGAAGGCCGGTGATGTCAAAGATACCTCTTTGCGTGTTCCGCCTGGAGTTGAGGGCGTAGTTATTGACGCCAAGGTTTTTTCCCGCAAAGGCGTCGACAAAGACGAGCGAAGCCTTATGATTGAGGAGCAGGAGGTCAGCCGTCTGAATCGGGATATGGAGGATGAGCTCAGCAGTCTGAAAAACGGTGTTCGCAATAAACTCTGCGACCTGATTGTTGGTCGAACCGCAAAATCAGACATCCTTGATATTGAAGGTAATGTGACCCTTGCGCTTGGTAAGAAAATTACAGAGGAAACCCTGAACGCTGTTGAGTTTGAGAAGCTTCGCGGTCTTGATTTTTCTGAGCGGGCAAAATACGAGGATGATCTGGAGGATGTCTTTAATAATTACTCCCGTCAGGCCCAAGTTGTTCGCGAGCGCTATGAGGGCATAGTCGGCAGAATGGAGAAAGGTGATGATCTGCCTCCAGGTGTAGTCAAGATGGTCAAGATCTATGTTGCCACCAAGCGTAAGCTGGCTGTGGGGGATAAGATGGCTGGTCGTCACGGAAACAAAGGTGTTGTTTCCCGCTTGCTGCCTGAAGAGGACATGCCGTTCTTCGAGGATGGAACCACCGTTGACGTGGTCCTGAACCCTCTGGGTGTTCCCTCTCGTATGAATGTGGGCCAGGTACTGGAGTGTCATCTGGGTTTTGCTGCTAAGCGTCTGGGTGAGCAAATTCAGAGGCTCGCGAAAAACTTTGAGGTTGAGCAGGTCAAAGATCGTCTCCAGACCATATATTCTGAAGAGGAATACAAGGAATTCACAGCGGGGCTTTCTGATGACCAACTGATCGATAAGATGCGCAAATACGGTCACGGCCTCCACATGGCCACGCCGGTTTTCGACGGTGCCACAGAGGCTGAGATCCGCAATCTGCTTATTGAGGCTGGAGTGGATGAGGTGGGGCAGTCCACATTGTATGATGGTCTTACCGGAGATAAGTTTGATAACAAGGTGACAGTGGGTGTTATGTACATGCTTAAGCTGCACCATCTGGTGGACAATAAGATTCATGCCCGCTCCACAGGACCGTACTCTCTGGTTACGCAGCAGCCGCTGGGTGGTAAAGCCCAGTTTGGTGGCCAGCGTCTGGGTGAGATGGAGGTTTGGGCTATGGAGTCCTACGGTGCCGCTTATACCTTGAAGGAATTCCTGACCGTCAAATCCGATGACGTAGAAGGAAGAACCTCAATGTATGAAAAGATTGTCAAGGGCAACAATTTCCTTGATGCCGGGTTGCCAGAGTCTTTCCATGTTCTTGTGAAAGAATTGAAAGGTCTCTGTCTGGATGTTGAGCTGCTCTCAGGAGATGACGAGTAA
- the rplL gene encoding 50S ribosomal protein L7/L12 codes for MSEAIEQVVELVEKMTLLEVAELVKALEDKFGVSAAAPVAMAAMPGAGGDAGGAAAEKTEFDAVLTAAGDQKIKVIKEVRGITSLGLKEAKELVEGAPSPIKEGVTKEEAEEIKTKIEAVGGSVEIK; via the coding sequence ATGTCTGAAGCTATTGAGCAGGTAGTTGAACTTGTAGAGAAAATGACTCTTCTTGAGGTTGCTGAACTCGTTAAAGCGCTTGAAGATAAGTTTGGTGTATCCGCAGCTGCACCGGTTGCAATGGCAGCTATGCCTGGCGCTGGTGGTGATGCAGGTGGAGCCGCAGCTGAGAAGACAGAGTTTGACGCTGTTCTGACCGCTGCTGGTGACCAGAAGATCAAAGTTATTAAAGAAGTTCGCGGGATCACCTCTCTGGGCCTGAAAGAGGCAAAAGAATTGGTAGAGGGCGCACCTTCTCCAATTAAAGAAGGCGTAACCAAAGAGGAAGCCGAAGAGATCAAAACAAAGATTGAAGCCGTAGGTGGTTCTGTGGAAATCAAGTAA
- the rplJ gene encoding 50S ribosomal protein L10: protein MNRENKAKKVDELKDTFANAKFAVVADYRGLKVSEFEQLRVSLREQGGQIQVAKNTLLKLAVQGTDFEGLTQDFAGTTAVAVSFDDPVGSAKALADFTKENEALVVRSAVFEGKMLSPDDLVALSKLPSKEQLLGQLCSVLNAVPTKLVRTLNAAPSNLVYALQAIKDQKEN from the coding sequence TTGAATCGCGAAAATAAGGCGAAAAAGGTAGATGAACTGAAGGATACCTTTGCCAATGCCAAATTCGCTGTAGTAGCTGATTACCGCGGATTGAAAGTAAGTGAATTTGAGCAACTGCGTGTCTCTCTGCGTGAGCAGGGAGGACAAATTCAAGTTGCCAAAAATACCCTTCTTAAGCTGGCCGTACAAGGGACAGATTTTGAAGGTTTAACGCAGGACTTCGCCGGTACAACAGCGGTAGCTGTCAGTTTTGATGACCCTGTAGGGTCGGCTAAAGCTTTAGCTGATTTTACAAAGGAAAATGAAGCGTTGGTCGTCCGCTCAGCAGTTTTTGAAGGAAAAATGCTGAGTCCAGATGATCTGGTAGCTCTGTCAAAACTGCCGAGCAAAGAGCAATTGCTTGGTCAATTGTGTAGCGTGCTCAATGCCGTACCGACAAAACTTGTCCGTACATTGAATGCTGCACCAAGTAATTTGGTCTATGCGCTGCAGGCGATAAAAGATCAGAAAGAGAATTAA
- the rplA gene encoding 50S ribosomal protein L1: MPKHGKQYRQAAEGIDRSTLYTLEDAMNLLLAHNCAKFDESIDIAVRLGIDPRHADQMVRSSVILPHGTGKEVRVLVFAKGEKEAEALEAGADYAGSEELVAKIKDGWLEFDKTIATPDMMGEVGKIGRILGPRNLMPNAKLGSVTFDIGRVVQETKKGKVDFKSDKAGVIHALIGKRSFGADKLIANACHFVDKLVQLKPSTSKGIYLRSIGLSSTMGPGVKVDTMQVRTLIKA; encoded by the coding sequence ATGCCGAAACATGGTAAGCAGTATCGCCAAGCAGCAGAAGGGATAGACAGAAGTACACTTTATACATTAGAAGACGCAATGAATCTTCTGCTTGCTCATAATTGCGCAAAATTTGATGAATCAATAGATATCGCTGTACGTCTGGGAATTGATCCTCGTCATGCAGATCAAATGGTTCGTTCTTCTGTCATTCTGCCGCACGGTACCGGAAAAGAAGTTCGTGTCCTCGTTTTTGCTAAAGGCGAGAAAGAGGCCGAGGCCTTGGAAGCTGGTGCTGATTATGCTGGTTCAGAAGAACTGGTAGCTAAAATTAAAGATGGTTGGCTTGAGTTTGATAAAACTATAGCCACTCCTGATATGATGGGTGAGGTCGGTAAGATCGGTCGTATTCTTGGACCGCGTAATCTGATGCCCAATGCAAAACTCGGATCTGTAACTTTTGATATTGGCCGGGTTGTTCAGGAGACAAAAAAAGGAAAAGTAGATTTTAAGTCGGATAAGGCTGGTGTTATTCATGCCTTGATCGGTAAACGTTCCTTTGGTGCTGATAAGTTGATAGCTAATGCTTGTCATTTTGTTGATAAGTTAGTGCAGTTGAAGCCGTCAACCAGCAAAGGAATATATTTACGATCAATCGGCCTTTCAAGCACGATGGGACCTGGTGTTAAAGTTGACACAATGCAGGTTCGGACCTTAATTAAGGCCTAA
- the rplK gene encoding 50S ribosomal protein L11 produces the protein MAKKIQAYIKLQIPAGKANPSPPVGPALGQHGVNIMDFCKAFNAKTQSEGDMIIPVVITVFNDRSFTFITKTPPASVLLFKAAGLQKGSSNPKKERVAEIGKDKIREIAEIKMPDLNAYTIEQAMKIVEGTARSCGITVLD, from the coding sequence ATGGCAAAAAAAATTCAAGCATACATTAAGTTGCAAATACCGGCCGGTAAGGCCAATCCGTCCCCCCCGGTAGGACCGGCATTGGGTCAGCACGGTGTCAATATTATGGACTTCTGTAAAGCCTTCAATGCGAAGACTCAGTCAGAAGGTGATATGATCATTCCTGTAGTTATTACAGTTTTTAATGATCGTTCCTTTACCTTTATTACCAAGACACCACCTGCATCTGTTCTGCTTTTTAAAGCTGCTGGTCTTCAGAAAGGTTCCAGTAATCCGAAAAAAGAGCGTGTTGCTGAAATCGGAAAAGACAAGATTCGCGAGATTGCAGAAATTAAGATGCCGGATTTGAACGCATACACTATAGAGCAGGCAATGAAGATTGTCGAAGGTACAGCTCGTAGTTGTGGAATCACGGTTCTTGACTAA
- the nusG gene encoding transcription termination/antitermination protein NusG has product MAKKWYIVHTHTGFEVKVKATLEDNIRQAGQEEFFGDILVPTEQVVEMVKGERKTSERKFFPGYILVQMEMNEHSWHTVMETQRVTGFVGVNSGQGAAASGEIYKLIPSLTDQEANKIIMRIEEGAEKPIPKVVFEVGDIVRVTEGPFANFEGTVDEVFPDKGRVRVMVSIFGRSTPVELEYMQVSNN; this is encoded by the coding sequence ATGGCAAAGAAATGGTATATAGTTCACACTCACACCGGCTTTGAGGTGAAGGTAAAAGCAACGCTTGAGGATAATATCAGGCAAGCTGGGCAGGAAGAATTCTTTGGGGATATCCTGGTTCCTACCGAGCAGGTTGTGGAGATGGTGAAAGGTGAGCGGAAGACTTCTGAGCGGAAGTTTTTCCCAGGCTATATACTGGTTCAGATGGAAATGAATGAGCATTCCTGGCACACTGTTATGGAAACCCAACGAGTCACAGGCTTTGTTGGGGTAAATAGTGGTCAGGGTGCAGCAGCCAGCGGTGAAATTTATAAGCTGATACCTTCGTTAACAGATCAGGAAGCGAACAAAATCATTATGCGCATTGAAGAAGGCGCAGAGAAACCCATACCTAAAGTAGTCTTTGAGGTAGGAGATATTGTTCGAGTGACTGAAGGTCCTTTTGCAAATTTTGAAGGAACCGTTGACGAGGTTTTTCCTGACAAGGGTAGGGTTCGGGTTATGGTCTCTATCTTTGGGCGTTCAACTCCCGTTGAGCTTGAATATATGCAGGTAAGCAATAATTAA
- the secE gene encoding preprotein translocase subunit SecE, with protein MSSKNKNNAKVSAAEEGASSFVLAPSNIRRFYHEVVAEFKKIVWPDRKVTFGLSGFVILLTVLLSIYLGAVDLILGKLVGLVLQ; from the coding sequence ATGTCGAGTAAAAATAAAAATAATGCAAAAGTAAGTGCAGCAGAAGAAGGTGCTTCTTCCTTTGTGCTTGCTCCAAGTAACATTCGCCGTTTTTATCATGAGGTTGTCGCTGAATTTAAAAAAATTGTCTGGCCTGACCGCAAGGTAACTTTTGGGTTGTCAGGTTTTGTCATTCTACTGACTGTGCTGCTTTCCATTTATTTAGGGGCTGTTGATTTGATTCTTGGAAAGTTAGTAGGGCTGGTTCTGCAATAG
- the rpmG gene encoding 50S ribosomal protein L33 — MRDIITLACMDCKQRNYTTTKNKRTIPHKLELKKYCPFCRTHTVHKETK, encoded by the coding sequence ATGAGAGATATCATCACGCTGGCTTGTATGGACTGTAAGCAGAGAAACTATACAACCACAAAAAATAAAAGAACTATACCTCATAAGCTTGAGCTGAAAAAGTACTGCCCGTTTTGTAGAACGCATACAGTGCATAAAGAAACGAAATAG
- the tuf gene encoding elongation factor Tu, translating into MAKEKFERTKPHVNVGTIGHVDHGKTTLTAAITRVLSTKGQANFTDFSDIDKAPEEKERGITIATAHVEYESEGRHYAHVDCPGHADYIKNMITGAAQMDGAILVVAATDGPMPQTREHILLARQVGVPAMVVFLNKCDQVDDEELIELVEMELRELLDNYEFSGDDTPIIQGSALMALENPEDEGHTKCIWDLIEAVDSWVPEPERDVDKPFLMPVEDVFSISGRGTVATGRVESGIIKVGDEIEIVGIRETQKTTITGVEMFRKLLDEGQAGDNIGALLRGTKREEIVRGQVLAKPGSITPHKKFKAECYILTKEEGGRHTPFFNGYRPQFYFRTTDVTGICTLEDGVEMVMPGDNIHITGELITPIAMQEGLRFAIREGGRTVGAGVISEIIE; encoded by the coding sequence ATGGCAAAAGAGAAGTTTGAGCGGACGAAGCCGCATGTCAATGTTGGAACCATCGGTCATGTTGATCATGGGAAGACTACCCTGACGGCGGCTATCACGCGGGTGTTGTCAACAAAGGGTCAGGCTAACTTTACAGATTTTAGTGATATTGATAAGGCTCCTGAAGAAAAAGAACGTGGTATTACTATCGCTACAGCTCATGTTGAGTATGAGAGTGAAGGGCGTCATTATGCCCATGTAGACTGTCCAGGTCATGCTGACTATATCAAGAATATGATTACTGGTGCTGCTCAGATGGATGGCGCTATTCTTGTTGTAGCTGCTACTGACGGTCCAATGCCACAGACTCGCGAGCATATCCTGCTGGCGCGTCAGGTTGGTGTTCCTGCAATGGTTGTTTTTCTGAACAAGTGTGATCAGGTTGATGATGAAGAGCTGATTGAACTTGTTGAGATGGAACTTCGTGAGTTGCTGGATAATTATGAATTCTCAGGTGACGATACTCCAATTATCCAGGGTTCTGCTCTGATGGCTTTGGAAAATCCAGAGGATGAAGGTCATACCAAGTGCATCTGGGATCTGATTGAGGCTGTTGATTCCTGGGTTCCGGAACCGGAGCGTGATGTTGATAAGCCTTTCCTGATGCCGGTTGAGGATGTTTTCTCTATCTCTGGTCGTGGTACTGTTGCTACTGGTCGTGTAGAGAGCGGTATTATTAAAGTCGGAGACGAGATTGAGATTGTTGGTATTCGTGAAACGCAGAAGACCACAATCACCGGTGTTGAGATGTTTCGCAAGCTTCTTGATGAAGGTCAGGCAGGTGATAACATCGGCGCGTTGTTGCGCGGTACCAAGCGTGAAGAGATTGTTCGCGGTCAGGTTCTTGCTAAGCCGGGTTCTATTACTCCGCATAAGAAATTTAAGGCCGAGTGTTATATTTTGACCAAAGAAGAGGGTGGTCGTCACACCCCGTTCTTTAACGGGTATCGTCCCCAGTTTTACTTTCGTACAACTGACGTGACCGGTATTTGTACTCTTGAGGACGGTGTAGAAATGGTAATGCCCGGAGATAATATTCATATCACGGGTGAGTTGATTACACCTATCGCTATGCAGGAAGGACTTCGCTTCGCTATCCGCGAGGGTGGTCGTACAGTAGGTGCTGGCGTAATTAGTGAGATTATCGAGTAA
- the qmoC gene encoding quinone-interacting membrane-bound oxidoreductase complex subunit QmoC, whose translation MNVQPDIEFIKDMKEAGGDTLKKCFQCATCSVVCPLSTDENPFPRQQMIYSQWGLKDKLMGDPNTLLCHHCGDCTAYCPRGAKPGDVMGAIRAYAYKFYGWPAPLANLASSGKNLPFLVLIPAVVVLLVWLISGSHVLSAEEFLHAGYTNFFGEGYVSIFGIKLLTKNVTFINSFMIPTATLAAFASFKGVTALWKKMSDNAGVGEALYRPSVPQFVKEFLWPSVIEIVQHDRFKKCETNQDRVRGHQPLMWAFIALFFVTIYSLVSQDVLGRFWPSLHGPMSMMNPVKMVANVAAIALIVGIAILWGNRNQMVEKKQAGNTFYDWFLIWMIAGVGVTGLGAEILRLLGTVKLGYLVYYLHLVSVMMLFLYMPYTKFAHLVYRTCAMTFEKYRDSAYVKNPVNKG comes from the coding sequence ATGAACGTCCAACCAGATATTGAATTTATTAAGGACATGAAGGAGGCCGGGGGCGATACCCTGAAAAAATGCTTCCAGTGCGCCACCTGTTCCGTGGTCTGTCCTCTTTCCACCGATGAAAATCCTTTTCCCCGTCAGCAGATGATTTATTCGCAATGGGGATTGAAGGATAAATTGATGGGTGATCCTAACACGCTGCTCTGTCACCACTGCGGTGATTGTACAGCCTATTGCCCGCGCGGTGCAAAGCCGGGTGATGTCATGGGGGCAATTCGCGCCTATGCCTACAAATTTTATGGTTGGCCTGCGCCGTTGGCTAACTTAGCTTCATCAGGAAAGAACTTACCTTTTCTTGTTTTGATACCAGCCGTCGTGGTTCTCCTGGTGTGGCTGATTTCCGGCTCACATGTTCTTTCTGCGGAAGAGTTTCTTCATGCCGGTTATACTAATTTTTTTGGTGAAGGCTATGTAAGCATCTTCGGCATTAAGCTGCTGACCAAGAACGTGACTTTTATTAACTCCTTTATGATTCCCACCGCTACCTTGGCGGCTTTTGCCTCCTTTAAAGGGGTGACAGCGCTGTGGAAGAAGATGAGTGATAACGCTGGCGTTGGTGAAGCCCTGTATCGTCCTTCGGTTCCTCAGTTTGTCAAAGAATTTCTCTGGCCTTCTGTTATCGAGATTGTTCAGCATGATCGCTTTAAGAAATGCGAGACCAATCAGGATCGAGTTCGTGGTCATCAGCCGCTGATGTGGGCCTTTATTGCGCTGTTCTTCGTTACGATCTACTCATTGGTTTCTCAGGATGTTCTCGGTCGCTTTTGGCCGTCATTGCATGGACCTATGTCTATGATGAATCCTGTAAAGATGGTAGCTAACGTTGCTGCGATCGCGTTGATTGTCGGTATTGCCATTCTCTGGGGCAATCGCAATCAAATGGTAGAGAAGAAGCAGGCTGGTAATACCTTCTATGACTGGTTTCTGATCTGGATGATTGCCGGAGTTGGTGTAACCGGTCTGGGTGCCGAGATATTGCGCCTGTTAGGGACAGTAAAGCTGGGATACCTTGTTTATTACCTGCATTTGGTATCTGTTATGATGCTGTTCCTCTATATGCCCTACACTAAATTTGCGCATCTGGTTTATAGAACTTGTGCAATGACCTTTGAGAAGTACAGAGACTCTGCGTATGTGAAAAACCCGGTAAATAAGGGATAA